One Oncorhynchus kisutch isolate 150728-3 linkage group LG11, Okis_V2, whole genome shotgun sequence genomic region harbors:
- the rec8b gene encoding REC8 meiotic recombination protein b: MFYYPNVLQRHTGCFSTIWLAATKGIRITRRELLRVNVGRTCEDIMDYVTVQVAPLCPGLPRPRFSLYLSSQLQYGVVIVYHRQCGFLLEEIQQTIERLVRSERHARIDLADPDRQAPNVPDSLFLLEEAEGAQDPFFGVMGFEHLLPSPYRIPQPWQLMESMTPERPIGASPGTAPEDGGFKSSPDAITLKEKEQLVIVAAEFEGAELPEATGKEIDMLLEQQDQFHDGERREGE; this comes from the exons ATGTTTTACTATCCAAACGTTCTTCAAAGGCACACCGGTTGCTTTTCCACTATTTG GTTGGCAGCCACCAAAGGGATCAGGATAACACGCAGAGAGCTTCTGAGGGTCAACGTTGGGCGGACATG TGAGGACATCATGGATTATGTGACGGTCCAGGTGGCTCCACTCTGCCCTGGTCTCCCTCGGCCTCGCTTCTCCCTCTACCTGTCCTCCCAGCTGCAGTATGGGGTGGTTATCGTCTACCACCGCCAGTGTGGTTTCCttctgg AGGAGATCCAGCAGACCATTGAGCGCCTGGTACGCTCTGAGAGACACGCACGCATCGACCTGGCTGACCCTGACAg ACAAGCCCCAAATGTCCCAGACTCCCTGTTCCTGCTGGAGGAGGCCGAGGGGGCACAGGATCCCTTCTTTGGGGTGATGGGCTTTGAGCACCTGCTGCCTAGTCCCTATAGGATCCCTCAG CCATGGCAGCTGATGGAGAGCATGACTCCAGAGCGCCCCATAGGGGCCAGTCCTGGAACTGCACCAGAGGACGGAG gTTTCAAATCCTCTCCTGATGCCATTACCCTGAAAGAGAAGGAGCAGCTTGTCATCGTTGCTGCTGAG TTTGAAGGAGCTGAGCTTCCTGAAGCCACTGGCAAAGAGATTGACATGCTTCTGGAGCAGCAGGACCAATTCCATGAcggtgagagaagagagggagagtaa
- the zgc:101569 gene encoding uncharacterized protein zgc:101569 isoform X2, with protein sequence MTLRACQSTTRALLARNLSWRAATALVRLLGKKYSEKNSPYSTTAGKESEKVAGRTVVKERRGSVVTVAINRPEVRNAVNQETAGRLLDELTAFDSDPALTVAVLHGNGGNFCAGYDLKELAHHTASLKLEQDVTKGPAPMGPSRLVLSKPLIAAVSGYAVAGGLELALLADLRVVEKSAVMGVFCRRFGVPLIDGGTVRLPRLIGLSRAMDLILTGRPIGAQEALAFGLANRVVPDGQGDLDVIQCFHVAQGTKWLGSSTERQEVQEEGRMHQQLL encoded by the exons ATGACTCTCCGAGCGTGTCAGAGTACGACACGTGCTTTGTTAGCTAGAAATCTGAGCTGGCGAGCTGCTACTGCCCTAGTCCGGTTACTTGGAAAAAAGTATTCTGAGAAAAATAGCCCTTACAGCACTACAGCCGGAAAGGAATCAGAGAAAG TCGCCGGGCggactgtggtgaaggagaggagggggtcagTGGTCACCGTGGCGATCAACAGGCCCGAGGTGCGGAACGCGGTGAACCAGGAGACTGCTGGACGGCTGCTGGACGAGCTCACGGCCTTCGACAGCGACCCCGCCCTGACCGTAGCAGTGCTGCATGGCAACG GAGGGAATTTCTGTGCTGGTTACGATCTGAAAGAGCTGGCCCATCACACTGCCTCCCTCAAATTGGAGCAAGATGTCACCAAAGGTCCTGCTCCTATG GGTCCCTCCCGACTGGTGTTGTCCAAGCCGTTGATAGCAGCGGTCAGTGGCTACGCAGTGGCTGGAGGGCTGGAGCTGGCTCTGTTGGCTGACCTGAGAGTGGTGGAGAAGAGCGCTGTCATGGGGGTGTTCTGTCGCAGATTTG GCGTCCCCTTGATTGATGGGGGTACAGTCCGGCTCCCCCGTCTCATTGGTCTCTCCCGGGCTATGGACTTGATTCTGACTGGAAGACCCATTGGGGCACAGGAGGCCTTAGCCTTCGGATTGGCTAACAGAGTGGTACCGGATGGCCAAG GAGATTTGGATGTCATCCAGTGCTTTCATGTGGCCCAGGGAACAAAGTGGCTTGGCTCAAGCACAGAGAGGCAGGAAGtgcaggaggaagggaggatgcACCAGCAGTTGCTGTAA
- the pdcd6 gene encoding programmed cell death protein 6 isoform X2, producing MAYHTGSPYRGQPQQQPATDQGFLWNIFQRVDKDRSCVISDTELQQALSNGTWTPFNPVTVRSIISMFDRENKGGVNFNEFAGVWKYITDWQNIFRTYDRDNSGFIDKNELKQALTGFGYRLSDQFYNTLIEKFDRQRKGQVAFDDFIQCCIVLQRLTDVFRRYDTDQDGWIQVSYEQYLSMVFNVV from the exons ATGGCATATCATACAGGTAGTCCGTATAGAGGACAACCTCAACAACAACCGGCGACGGATCAAGGTTTTCTTTGGAATATATTTCAGAG AGTGGACAAGGACAGGAGCTGTGTGATATCAGACACAGAGCTCCAGCAGGCCTTATCGAACG GTACATGGACACCTTTCAACCCAGTGACAGTCCGATCAATCATAT CCATGTTTGACAGGGAGAACAAAGGAGGGGTGAACTTTAACGAGTTTGCCGGAGTGTGGAAGTACATTACGGACTGGCAGAACATCTTCCGCACCTACGACAGAGACAACTCAGGCTTCATCGACAAGAACGAGCTTAAGCAGGCACTGACTGGATTCG GGTATCGCCTCTCTGACCAGTTCTACAATACTCTCATAGAGAAGTTTGACAGGCAGAGGAAGGGACAAGTGGCCTTTGATGACTTCATCCAGTGTTGTATCGTTCTACAG AGGTTGACCGACGTGTTCAGGAGGTACGACACAGACCAAGACGGCTGGATCCAGGTTTCTTATGAACAGTATCTATCCATGGTTTTCAACGTTGTATAG
- the pdcd6 gene encoding programmed cell death protein 6 isoform X3 gives MFDRENKGGVNFNEFAGVWKYITDWQNIFRTYDRDNSGFIDKNELKQALTGFGYRLSDQFYNTLIEKFDRQRKGQVAFDDFIQCCIVLQRLTDVFRRYDTDQDGWIQVSYEQYLSMVFNVV, from the exons ATGTTTGACAGGGAGAACAAAGGAGGGGTGAACTTTAACGAGTTTGCCGGAGTGTGGAAGTACATTACGGACTGGCAGAACATCTTCCGCACCTACGACAGAGACAACTCAGGCTTCATCGACAAGAACGAGCTTAAGCAGGCACTGACTGGATTCG GGTATCGCCTCTCTGACCAGTTCTACAATACTCTCATAGAGAAGTTTGACAGGCAGAGGAAGGGACAAGTGGCCTTTGATGACTTCATCCAGTGTTGTATCGTTCTACAG AGGTTGACCGACGTGTTCAGGAGGTACGACACAGACCAAGACGGCTGGATCCAGGTTTCTTATGAACAGTATCTATCCATGGTTTTCAACGTTGTATAG
- the pdcd6 gene encoding programmed cell death protein 6 isoform X1 codes for MAYHTGSPYRGQPQQQPATDQGFLWNIFQRVDKDRSCVISDTELQQALSNGTWTPFNPVTVRSIISMFDRENKGGVNFNEFAGVWKYITDWQNIFRTYDRDNSGFIDKNELKQALTGFGEQRYRLSDQFYNTLIEKFDRQRKGQVAFDDFIQCCIVLQRLTDVFRRYDTDQDGWIQVSYEQYLSMVFNVV; via the exons ATGGCATATCATACAGGTAGTCCGTATAGAGGACAACCTCAACAACAACCGGCGACGGATCAAGGTTTTCTTTGGAATATATTTCAGAG AGTGGACAAGGACAGGAGCTGTGTGATATCAGACACAGAGCTCCAGCAGGCCTTATCGAACG GTACATGGACACCTTTCAACCCAGTGACAGTCCGATCAATCATAT CCATGTTTGACAGGGAGAACAAAGGAGGGGTGAACTTTAACGAGTTTGCCGGAGTGTGGAAGTACATTACGGACTGGCAGAACATCTTCCGCACCTACGACAGAGACAACTCAGGCTTCATCGACAAGAACGAGCTTAAGCAGGCACTGACTGGATTCGGTGAGCAAA GGTATCGCCTCTCTGACCAGTTCTACAATACTCTCATAGAGAAGTTTGACAGGCAGAGGAAGGGACAAGTGGCCTTTGATGACTTCATCCAGTGTTGTATCGTTCTACAG AGGTTGACCGACGTGTTCAGGAGGTACGACACAGACCAAGACGGCTGGATCCAGGTTTCTTATGAACAGTATCTATCCATGGTTTTCAACGTTGTATAG
- the LOC109900169 gene encoding meiotic recombination protein REC8 homolog, producing MESGMTSIDQLKVSVVVGDSVWLLDEETGLPMEVPLEVIPMEMTPPPQVAMPSAPDTSERAGESASQSERGTEKAAESSCGELPHIDAPPPMRRGRRRQLIFADPQVQISQDTMRVQIEDTKAETLLLSQVLINFPAQKKLLPAELYTAPSGSLLHPDLLLLWKQCAILTTLPRTGERGREEETEEEGSSEMERVRIEVERKRMDSSMREIPRELLKSGGTAPSEASAEVLLDVSREDKSLEQITPVSRWSPMEEAPVPMEAIEEEHVALPDREEETEGREVTAEGLLSVVSSYLLRFGKVTFYSLLPLEADRTTAAHILSKLLELVSAGDLAVCQTEPYSPITIIPGPLSTVQA from the exons ATGGAGTCAGGCATGACCTCCATTGACCA gctgAAGGTGTCGGTGGTGGTGGGGGACAGTGTGTGGCTGCTGGACGAGGAGACCGGCCTGCCCATGGAGGTGCCTTTAGAGGTCATTCCCATGGAGATGACCCCCCCTCCTCAGGTGGCCATGCCCTCTGCCCCAGACACCTCCGAGAGAGCGGGGGAGTCAGCGAGTCAGTCAGAGAGGGGGACGGAGAAAGCGGCAGAAAGTTCCTGTGgcgag CTCCCCCATATAGACGCTCCTCCTCCTATGAGGCGGGGTCGCAGGCGCCAGCTCATCTTTGCAGACCCTCAGGTGCAGATCTCCCAGGATACCATGCGGGTGCAGATCGAGGACACTAAGGCTGAGACTCTGCTCCTG TCTCAGGTGCTGATAAACTTTCCTGCCCAGAAGAAGCTCCTCCCAGCAGAGCTCTACACTGCCCCTTCTGGCT CTCTACTGCACCCTGACCTCCTGTTGCTATGGAAACAGTGCGCCATCCTCACTACGCTTCCTCGCAccggggagagaggcagagaggaggagactgaggaggagggCAGCTccgagatggagagagtgaggatagaggtggagaggaagaggatggactCTAGCATGCGAGAG ATCCCACGAGAGTTGCTGAAATCAGGAGGAACAGCCCCATCTGAAGCATCAG CCGAGGTTCTTCTAGACGTGTCCAGAGAGGACAAATCCCTCGAGCAGATCACCCCTGTCAGCAGATG GTCTCCTATGGAAGAAGCCCCAGTGCCTATGGAGGCTATAGAAGAGGAACATGTGGCTCTaccagacagagaagaggagacagaaggTAGAGAGGTCACTGCAGAGGGCCTGTTGAG TGTGGTGTCCTCGTACCTCCTGAGGTTTGGGAAAGTCACCTTTTACTCTCTGTTGCCCCTGGAGGCAGACCGCACTACTGCAGCCCACATTCTCTCCAAACTGCTAG AGCTGGTGTCTGCTGGGGACCTGGCTGTATGTCAGACTGAACCCTACAGCCCCATCACAATCATCCCTGGACCACTCAGCACCGTGCAGGCCTGA